In Geomonas ferrireducens, one DNA window encodes the following:
- a CDS encoding fumarate hydratase, whose translation MATPEFKYQEAFPLGPDTTKYRLIPDSKQYVSVANFDGQEVLKVAPEALTVVANAAMKDLSFLLRPEHNEMVAKILADPEASQNDKGVALAFLRNAEVAANFELPICQDTGTAIVMGKKGQQVWTGANDEEYLSKGVYKTYTEENLRYSQTVALDMYKEINTGTNLPAQIDLYATKGAEYKFLFMAKGGGSANKTYLYQETKALLNPDSLVKFLVAKMKTLGTAACPPYHLAFAIGGTSAEANLKTVKLASAKYLDALPTSGNEHGQAFRDLELEKLLLEEAQKSGIGAQFGGKYFAHDVRIVRLPRHGASCPVGMGVSCSADRNIKAKINKEGIWVEQMDDNPGRLIPERFRGKHEHGVRINLNQPMKDILAELTKHPVSTPLLLSGTIVVGRDIAHAKFKEILDSGKPLPEYLKNHPIYYAGPAKTPKGKPSGSFGPTTAGRMDSYVDLLQANGGSMVMIAKGNRSQQVTDACKKHGGFYLGSIGGPAAILAEENIKKVECIDFPELGMEAVWKIEVEDFPAFILVDDKGNDFFKQLGI comes from the coding sequence ATGGCAACTCCAGAGTTCAAGTACCAGGAAGCTTTCCCGCTCGGGCCGGACACCACCAAGTACCGCCTCATCCCGGACTCCAAGCAGTACGTTTCGGTCGCCAACTTCGATGGCCAGGAGGTCCTCAAGGTCGCTCCCGAGGCCCTCACCGTGGTGGCCAACGCCGCCATGAAGGACCTCTCCTTCCTGCTCCGCCCCGAACACAACGAGATGGTAGCGAAGATCCTGGCCGATCCGGAAGCTTCCCAGAACGACAAGGGTGTCGCCCTCGCCTTTCTGAGAAACGCCGAGGTTGCCGCCAACTTCGAACTCCCGATCTGCCAGGACACCGGCACCGCCATCGTCATGGGCAAGAAGGGCCAGCAGGTCTGGACCGGCGCCAACGACGAGGAGTACCTCTCCAAGGGGGTCTACAAGACCTACACAGAGGAGAACCTGCGCTACTCGCAGACCGTCGCGCTCGACATGTACAAGGAGATCAACACCGGCACGAACCTCCCGGCCCAGATCGACCTCTACGCCACCAAAGGCGCCGAGTACAAGTTCCTCTTCATGGCCAAGGGGGGCGGCTCCGCCAACAAGACCTACCTCTACCAGGAGACCAAGGCGCTCCTTAACCCGGACAGCCTCGTGAAATTCCTGGTCGCCAAGATGAAGACGCTGGGCACCGCGGCCTGCCCGCCGTACCACCTGGCCTTCGCCATCGGCGGCACCAGCGCCGAAGCAAACCTTAAGACCGTGAAGCTTGCCAGCGCCAAGTACCTCGACGCGCTCCCCACCAGCGGCAACGAGCACGGCCAGGCCTTCCGCGACCTCGAACTCGAGAAGCTCCTCCTCGAAGAGGCGCAGAAAAGCGGCATCGGCGCCCAGTTCGGCGGCAAGTACTTCGCCCACGACGTGCGCATCGTCCGCCTGCCGCGCCACGGTGCCTCCTGCCCGGTCGGCATGGGCGTTTCCTGCTCCGCGGACCGCAACATCAAGGCGAAGATCAACAAGGAAGGGATCTGGGTCGAGCAGATGGACGACAACCCGGGCCGCCTGATCCCCGAGCGTTTCCGCGGCAAGCACGAGCACGGCGTCAGGATCAACCTGAACCAGCCGATGAAGGATATCCTCGCCGAGCTGACCAAGCACCCGGTCTCCACACCGCTCCTTCTCTCCGGCACCATCGTGGTCGGCCGCGACATCGCGCACGCGAAGTTCAAGGAGATCCTCGACTCCGGCAAGCCGCTCCCCGAGTACCTGAAGAACCATCCGATCTACTACGCCGGCCCGGCGAAGACCCCGAAAGGGAAGCCCTCCGGCTCCTTCGGCCCGACCACCGCAGGGCGCATGGACTCCTACGTCGATCTGCTGCAGGCAAACGGCGGCTCCATGGTCATGATCGCCAAGGGTAACCGTTCGCAGCAGGTAACCGACGCGTGCAAGAAACACGGCGGCTTCTACCTCGGCTCCATCGGCGGCCCTGCCGCCATCCTCGCCGAGGAGAACATCAAGAAGGTCGAGTGCATCGACTTCCCCGAACTCGGCATGGAGGCGGTCTGGAAGATCGAGGTTGAGGACTTCCCGGCGTTCATCCTCGTGGACGACAAGGGTAACGACTTCTTCAAGCAGCTCGGGATCTAA